A single genomic interval of Juglans regia cultivar Chandler chromosome 1, Walnut 2.0, whole genome shotgun sequence harbors:
- the LOC108979376 gene encoding proteinaceous RNase P 1, chloroplastic/mitochondrial-like, which produces MASFAFNTLQPISVTLFSSRVNHIETRVSVTDQPQTKTVNLRTVKEDGAGFSSARAIDGRTGRKNVKNLGGSAVEKTERTLTKDKNARKTLGFREMRKKGSGSSSLRSRDENIMFNSSEGGGSIVIDGKTKKKPKKGDDNRVEKEGKGSRKTESSEVSLRIALDMCSKRGDVLGAIQFYDKALSEAIKMGQYHYTVLLYLCSSAAMGVIHPSKSGSGSRTLNAIDSANGVSSLNSMGMSALQHKGNRNSGATELSIPLSNNEHLVDFATSNGTKNKMELASSNRFNNLGSTYNEKESFSQYSNRITKLNSQPLDGVSNPKKGGDDFSSTKYGSGNQEDHKIQVGEDVKKYALQRGFEIYEKMCLDNVPMNEAALTSVARMAMSTGNGDLAFDMVKQMKSLGINPRLRSYGPALSSFCNSGDIDKAFAVEKHMLENGVYPEEPELEALLRASVEAGKGDKVYYLLHKLRTSVRKVSSPTADLIVKWFNSKAAARVGKTKWDQSLIKEATENRGGGWHGQGWLGKGRWSISYTTVGVDGLCKCCGEKLAMIDLDPKETESFAESVASIAIQRERKSSFQKFQQWLDYYGPFEAVVDAANVGLFDQKKFVPSKVSAVVNGIRQKLPSKKWPLIVLHNKRITGRKMDEPVNRALIEKWKTADALYATPTGSNDDWYWLYAAIKFKCLIVTNDEMRDHTFQLLGNDFFPKWKERHQVHFRFSHAGPVFHMPPPCSVVIQESDYGHWHIPVVSEHDYETERIWLCFTRAKSFMARQDSASRPEESQSLQRNEGHARSAAQTEVKIKSQPSDAKRENKSPTQEIYKNLREILLASACSNDHHTILQQIETAEMYGNCVLDFQI; this is translated from the exons ATGGCGTCCTTTGCCTTCAACACTCTGCAACCCATCTCCGTCACTCTCT TTAGTTCACGTGTTAATCACATTGAAACCAGGGTGTCTGTTACGGACCAACCTCAAACAAAAACAGTGAATTTAAGAACTGTAAAAGAAGATGGCGCTGGCTTTTCTTCTGCAAGGGCTATAGATGGCAGAACAGGAAGAAAAAATGTGAAGAACCTCGGTGGTTCAGCGGTGGAGAAGACAGAAAGGACATTAACAAAAGATAAAAACGCAAGGAAGACTTTGGGTTTTagagaaatgaggaagaagggTTCTGGGAGTTCTTCTTTGAGGTCTAGAGACGAGAATATAATGTTTAATTCTTCAGAGGGTGGGGGTAGTATAGTGATTGATGGTAAGACAAAGAAGAAACCCAAGAAAGGTGATGATAATCGGGTGGAAAAGGAGGGGAAGGGATCTAGGAAAACTGAATCTTCAGAAGTTTCTTTGAGGATTGCATTGGACATGTGCTCGAAAAGAGGGGATGTCTTGGGCGCAATTCAATTTTACGATAAAGCATTAAGCGAAGCGATTAAGATGGGGCAGTACCATTATACTGTACTTTTGTATCTTTGTTCCTCAGCGGCTATGGGTGTTATTCATCCTTCCAAAAGTGGGAGTGGTAGTAGGACTTTGAATGCAATCGACTCAGCCAATGGAGTTTCTAGTTTAAATTCCATGGGGATGAGTGCATTGCAACACAAGGGTAACAGGAATTCAGGTGCTACGGAGTTGAGTATTCCCTTGTCAAATAATGAGCATCTAGTTGATTTTGCTACAAGTAatggaacaaaaaataaaatggagttGGCTTCTAGTAATAGGTTCAACAATTTAGGTAGTACTTACAATGAAAAGGAGAGCTTTAGCCAGTATTCTAACAGGATTACAAAGTTGAATTCTCAACCTTTGGATGGAGTAAGTAATCCAAAAAAGGGTGGTGATGATTTTTCAAGCACAAAATATGGGAGTGGTAACCAAGAAGATCATAAAATTCAAGTTGGTGAAGATGTCAAGAAGTATGCACTTCAAAGGGGATTTGAGATCTACGAGaagatgtgtttggataatgtCCCAATGAATGAAGCAGCATTGACCTCAGTGGCTAGAATGGCAATGTCGACAGGTAATGGTGACCTGGCATTTGATATGGTGAAGCAAATGAAGTCATTGGGGATAAATCCAAGATTGCGTTCTTATGGTCCTGCCCTATCTTCTTTCTGCAATAGTGGCGATATTGACAAAGCATTTGCAGTTGAGAAACACATGTTGGAGAATGGTGTCTATCCAGAGGAGCCTGAACTGGAGGCACTCCTAAGAGCAAGTGTGGAAGCCGGTAAAGGTGACAAGGTGTACTACTTGTTACATAAACTAAGAACTAGTGTACGGAAGGTCTCATCCCCTACTGCAGATTTGATTGTTAAATGGTTTAATAGCAAAGCAGCTGCTAGAGTGGGTAAAACAAAATGGGATCAAAGTTTGATAAAGGAAGCAACTGAAAATAGAGGTGGAGGCTGGCATGGACAGGGCTGGTTGGGTAAAGGAAGGTGGAGCATTTCCTATACGACTGTTGGAGTTGATGGTTTGTGTAAATGCTGTGGGGAGAAATTGGCAATGATTGACCTTGATCCTAAAGAAACAGAGAGTTTTGCTGAGTCTGTTGCATCTATTGctatacagagagagagaaaatcaaGCTTTCAGAAATTTCAA CAATGGCTTGACTATTATGGACCTTTTGAAGCAGTCGTAGATGCAGCCAATGTTGGTCTTTTTGACCAGAAGAAATTTGTACCATCCAAG GTCAGTGCTGTTGTTAATGGAATACGCCAAAAGCTTCCTTCGAAGAAATGGCCTCTTATTGTTTTGCATAACAAGCGTATAACTGGACGAAAGATGGATGAACCAGTAAATAGGGCCTTGATCGAGAAATGGAAAACTGCCGATGCACTGTATGCAACACCTACTGGGTCAAATGACGATTG GTACTGGTTGTATGCAGCAATAAAGTTTAAGTGCTTAATCGTGacaaatgatgagatgagagacCATACATTTCAACTTCTAGGAAATGACTTCTTCCCAAAATGGAAAGAGAGGCACCAA GTGCATTTCAGATTTTCTCATGCTGGTCCGGTCTTTCACATGCCTCCTCCTTGCTCTGTTGTAATTCAG GAATCTGATTATGGCCACTGGCATATTCCAGTTGTATCAGAACATGATTATGAAACAGAAAGAATATGGCTATGTTTTACTCGTGCTAAATCGTTTATGGCAAGGCAAGATTCTGCTTCTAGACCTGAAG AATCTCAATCCCTTCAGCGTAATGAGGGACATGCTAGGTCAGCTGCTCAAACTGAAGTGAAGATAAAGTCACAACCTTCTGATGCAAAACGTGAAAATAAAAGTCCAACTCAGGAAATCTACAAAAATCTGAGAGAGATCCTGTTAGCATCTGCATGCTCGAATGATCATCACACTATACTACAACAGATTGAGACTGCAGAGATGTATGGTAACTGTGTActtgattttcaaatataa
- the LOC108979378 gene encoding probable protein ABIL5, with the protein MQEYSVSAASSSSSSSFQSLEDDPRPEDIIRFEKSLQELRELRAQLHYAADYSETTFLNAKEKKMVMENTKEYICRSVVTVVDHLGTVSADLNCRISQINAFSDAELRINCLKQRLLVCEQYAHKLALSRLRWSESMRRYHRRYLSMPITTVEKACEEGSRDTDDQTDGKIIDQHELEREDVPLFLYTYTHKPSLEKGDSDLALALPVRDGLSVLSKGLNTTFHFQGVQKIGRSRKSFQGSDILSLIRRTKRTT; encoded by the exons ATGCAGGAGTACTCTGTgtctgctgcttcttcttcttcttcttcctcctttcaAAGTCTAGAGGATGATCCCAGGCCTGAGGATATCATACGCTTTGAAAAGTCTCTACAG GAACTTAGAGAGTTACGTGCTCAGCTTCATTATGCTGCCGATTATTCGGAAACGACGTTCTTGAAtgccaaagagaagaaaat GGTGATGGAAAACACAAAAGAGTACATATGCAGGTCCGTGGTCACTGTTGTTGATCACCTTGGGACTGTCTCTGCTGACCTCAACTGCCGAATTTCTCAGATTAATGCTTTTTCTGATGCCGAGCTTCGAATCAATTGCCTAAAGCAA AGACTTCTGGTATGTGAACAATATGCTCACAAGCTTGCTCTATCTAGACTACGGTGGAGTGAGAGTATGAGAAGATATCATCGTCGTTATTTATCAATGC CAATTACAACCGTTGAGAAAGCATGTGAAGAAGGTTCAAG GGATACTGATGATCAAACTGATGGCAAGATCATAGACCAACATGAACTTGAAAGAGAGGACGTGCCGCTTTTCTTGTACACATACACTCATAAGCCCTCTCTTGAGAAAGGGGACAGCGACTTAGCATTag CATTGCCTGTTCGTGATGGTTTGTCTGTATTGTCAAAAGGTCTAAATACCACTTTTCATTTCCAG GGTGTTCAAAAGATTGGACGAAGTCGAAAGTCATTCCAGGGTAGTGACATCTTATCCCTCATTCGGCGAACCAAACGAACGACATGA